The segment CACAAGGGCCAGCGCCTTTTCGGTGGCAGCAAAGCTGTTCTCGTCCGGGACCGGATGGCCTGCTTCACAGCAGGTCACGCCCGGGATCTCACCCTTTACGTGGCCGTATTTGGTCACCACCACACCGCCGTCCACACGGCCCAGTGCTTCCACCGCAGCGTGTGCCATCTGCCAGGCCGCCTTGCCCGCTGCCACCAGCAGCACTCTGCCGCCCCTCGGCGCAAAGGCGTTCAACGCACGGCGCACGGCTTCGTCCGGCAGAACGGCGTTCAGGCTGGAGCGGATGATGGCATCTGCATCCCTTCGCAGAGTCGGATTCATAAAGCATTCCTCCACTAACTGTTTTTGCTTTTAGTATAGCGCGTTTCTGCATTCTTTTAAAGTGCAGCTCTGCCGGGTTTCCTTCTTGATTTCAAAGAAAAATAAGGGTGAAAAAAACTGATATAACAGCTAAAATAACGAAAAATGCATTGACAGTTGCACGGTTGTGACGCTATAATAGGCCATGGAATATTTTCCGGCAGGATCATATTCCGAGGGAAAGAGGGGAAGCATACCTTTTTGAACACAAAAAAACAATATCGCGCTGCTGCTGCGGCGCTGGCTGTACTGGTGCTGGCGGCTTTGCTGCTTTTTGCAGGCGGCAGCTGGCTGGAAAAGCGCAGCCGGAAACCGGAGACCCGGACGGAGCTGCCGCAGGCAGAGCAGGAGACCGTGGAACTGAACGGCCATACCTACAAAAAGCGTGACGGGCTTACGACCATTCTTGTAATGGGCGTGGATCATGAAACGCAGGAGTCCTATGCATACCGGCAGGCCGGTCAGGCGGATTTCCTCCGGTTGATCGTGCTGGACAGTAACAACAAGACGGTGCAGCAGTTGCAGATCGACCGTGACACGATCACGCCGGTGACAGTGCTGGGCGTTATGGGGGATCGGTATGAGCCGGTGGAGCAGCAGATCTGTGTGGGCTATGGCTTTGGCGATGGACGCCAGACCAGCTGCGAGGTCACAGTGGAAGCTGTGGAAAATCTGCTGGGCGGACAGACGGTCGATCAGTACCTTTCCATGGGTCTGGATGGCATTTCAACACTGAATGACTTGGCGGGCGGCATTACCGTTACGCTGGAGGATGATTTCTCCGCCATCGATCCGGCTATGACCAAGGGCACGACCCTGACGCTGCATGGAGACCAGGCAGAGACCTTTGTCCGTACCCGCCGCAGCATCGGCGTTGGCACCAATGAGGCCCGCATGGCCCGGCAGGAACAGTATATCCAGAAGCTTGCCACACAGCTGGATGCTGAAGTAAAGCAGAACCAGAACTTTGTGCTCACGGCTTACGACGCAATGGAACCGTATCTCTATACGAACATCCCGCGCGGCCAGCTGGCAAATGAAGTGTGGGCGGCAAAGGATTATGAGCGGATGGATACAATCAAGCCGGAAGGCACCCATGAGATCGGTGCCGATGGCTTTATGGAGTTCTATCCGGATGCTGCAAGCCTGCAGCAGGCTGTATTGCAGCTTTTCTATGAACAGGTTGAATAAATGTGTGTGTTGCACATTTAGATAGAGGTACTCTCGGGGAAAGAGTGTGAAAGTTTGAAAGGAAGAGTCATATGAGAATGAAAAAGGTCGTTGGTGTTGCAGTTTCTGTGGTTCTGGCCGTAAGTATGGTTGCAGCCACTGCTTTTGCAGCAGAGACTGCTCCTGCAAGCCCGACCAGCGCAGATAAGGATGCCGGCAAGATTACCTTTGAGGCCACCGGTTCTTCTTTTGAGGGCCTGAACATCGAGTTAAAGACCACCACTGTTTCTGCCGCGGAAGAGGAAGCTCTGAAGGCAGCAGGCAGCGTGCGGGCTTATCTGGGTGCAGATGCCTATTCTGAAATTACCCGCATTCTGGGCAGCAATGTGACCATCAGCGAGATCAAGGAGCTGATGGTCACCGGTTATGTGGCTAGCATGGGTGATGTTACCGCTTACCTTCACTTTGCAGCTCTGCCCAAGGCAGGCACTCAGGTTGTCGTTACGGTCAAGGTCGTCACTGCGAATGGCAACGTTGTGACTCTGCCTGTGGTTGGTACCGTTGTTGAGCAGACTTCCACCGTCAATGGTAAACCTGTGACCCGGCGTGCTGTCAAGGTTGTGCTGGATAGCGTGACCATGGCAAACATTCAGGCTGGCAAGGCAACTGCTTCTGTTGCTACCGCAAAGTAATTAGCAGACTGCATCATTTGCGGTGCTCCCTGATGAAACAGGGGACGCCGCATTTTTGGCGTATAGGATTTAGAAAAATAGAGGAAAGGGCACAACGCCCGGGCCGCATGGGCGGCAGTATTATGCAGTATTATATAAGTAAGGAGTGAAATCGTGCAGCAAGATACTTTTGTGAAGGAGCGCACAGCTTTAGCGGTACAGCAGGAACAGGGAGAAGACACCATTGATCTGCTGGAACTGTTCATGGGTCTGCTGGCCCACTGGACGCTCATTGCAGCCACGGCTGTGGTGGGTGCCGTACTGATGGCGCTTTATACGTTTTTTCTGGTAACGCCGATGTACAAGGCAACGGCTACCATCTATGTGGTCAGCCGCAATGATTCGGTGCTGAACTTCTCCGACCTGCAGGTCGGCAGTGAGCTGACCAGCGATTACATCAAGGTCTTTGAAATGTGGGAAGTCCACGAAAAGGTCATCAGCAACCTGAACCTGAATTATACCTACACCAATATGGCCAGTATGCTGTCTGTCACCAACACCAGCGACACCCGTATGCTGGATATCACGGTCACGAACCCGGACCCGGAAGAAGCGGCAGCGATCGCAAACGAGTATGCGGATGTGGGCGCAAAGTACATCTCGGAAAAGATGAAGACGGACGAGCCCACCCTGATGTCTTCTGCGCGCGTGCCGGAGAATCCGTTCAGCCCCAACAAGGCCAAGAACATCCTGATGGGCTTTGTAGTGGGCTTTGTGCTGGCCTGCGCCGTGGTGGTGCTGCGGACCATGCTGGATGATACCTACAAGTCTGCTGATGATATCCGCAAGTATACCGGCATGGTCGTGCTGGCATCGATCCCGCTGGCCGACGCCGGCGAACAGCCGAAAGAGAAAAGCGAGTTCAAGCGCCGCACCAAGCGATTTGCCGATGATATCCGCCGCCGTGTGGGCGGCAGCTCCGGGAGGAAAGCATGAAACAGCTGAAGATCACAAAATTTCCGGCTCTGGATTATGCGGGAAATGAAGCCTTTAATACCCTGAGCACCAACCTCTCCTTTGCAGGTGCGAGTGTCAAAAAGATTATGATCACCAGCTGCCATGCTACAGAGGGCAAGAGCTATCTGTCCATGAACCTGATGCGCACGCTGGCACAGCGCGGCCTCAAGGTAGCGCTGGTGGACGCAGACCTGCGCCGCAGCACGATCAACAGTGACTACGGCCTGAAATATGAGGATGGCCGCAGCGACGGCAAAGGCCTCTCCCATTTTCTGGCCGGTATGGTGGGCATGGATGAGGTCATCTACCAGACTGACATCCCCAACGCGATCATGGTGCCGGTGGGCCGCGATGTGCCCAACCCGCTGGCGCTGCTGACCAACAGCCATTTTGCCGAACTGCTGGATATGCTGGCCAGAATGGCAGATTACGTCATTGTGGACGCACCCCCGGTGGGCGTGGTCATCGATGCGGCAGAGATCGCCAAGGCATGTGACGGTACCCTGATCGCAGTGAACTACAACGATGTGAGCCGTCAGGAGCTGCTGGACGTGAAGCAGCAGATCGAGCAGACCGGCTGCCCCATTCTGGGCACGGTGCTCAATCAGGTGGACTACGACAACTATATGGGCCGCAAGTACTACAAATCCTACTCAAAGTATGGGAAGTACGGCTATTACAAAAAGTATTATAAGCGGAGCCACGAAGCGGAAAAGAAATGAGCGGCTTTACGGATTATCATGCGCACTTCGTCTACGGCGTGGACGATGGTGCGCAGACCAGAGAAGAAATGTATGCCATGCTGGATGCAGCGGCAGCAGACGGTGTGCGGCACCTGTTTGCTACCTCGCACAGTACGCCGGGCATGGAACGCTTCCCGCAGGAAGTCTATGACCGGCATCTGGCTCTGGCCCGCGCATACTGCACACAAAAAGGCTACGACCTGAAGCTGGAGCACGGCGCTGAGCTGCTGTATACCCCTGCGGCGGGATATGCGGCAGTCCAGCACCAGCTGCTGACCTTGGGAGATACCGGCTGGGTGCTGCTGGAGTTTGTGCCGAACATAACGGCAAAGGAGCTGGAAACGGCTCTGCAGGAGATCACGGGTGCGGGCTACCGCATTCTGGTGGCCCACATTGAGCGGTATCCCTGCCTTGTGCAGCACGGCTTGCTGGCCCGCCTGCATGAGCAGTACCGGCTGCGCTGTCAGATCAACTGCTCGGCTGTGCTGGACAGCGGCTTCTGGCAGCGGATGCGGCTGGAGCACTGGGTCAAGGCGGGGCTGGTGGACACGGTCTCTTCCGATGCACACAACTGCACCTCCCGCCCGACCCGGATGCGGCAGACCTATGAGCAGCTGTGCAGCCATGTGGGAGAAACCACGGCACAAAAATTGACAGGGTTGGACGGCACGGAATATCTTGTATAACTGCCTGAGCTGCGGGAAATAAGATCCGGCTCAGACACCTCTTTCGGTCAGTGGTTTTGCGGACAAACTGCACGGAAGAGGTGCTTTTTCGTAATTAAGATAAGGTTTCCGTTTTTTTGTGCAAAAATAACTTGCGAATCAGCGGGTGACGTGTTAAACTGAACAAGGGGGAGCGTTTTGAACGTAAGCTTGCGGGGGTGTGTTATTAAATGAAGATATTGGTCGTCGATGACGGACAGCTTGCGATCAACTCGCTGGTCCGCATCCTGTGCCGTGTTGCACCCGACTGTGATTATATCAGCGCCATGACCACCGAAGACGCTCTGACATGGATGCGTCAGGGGCCTATGGATGCTGCCTTCCTGAATCTGGAAATGCCCGGCATGAACGGGCTTGGTTTGGCGCGCATGATCCAGAAGCTGCAGCCGCGCTGCAACATCATTGTGGTGACAGAGCATCCGGAATATGCGCTGGAAGCGCTGCAGATCTTCGTCAGCGGCTTTCTGCTCAAGCCCGCAAACGAGGATGATGTCAAGAATGTGCTGAAGCATCTGCGCTACCCGCCGGAGGATGGCCCGGCAGGCGTCAAGATCCAATGCTTCGGCAATTTTGAGATCTTCGTCAATGGGCGCACACTGGCCTTCAAGCGCAGCAAGAGCAAAGAGCTGCTGGCCTATCTGGTGGACCGCAACGGTGCCACCTGTACCAACGGTGAAATGCTGGCGGTGCTGTGGGAGGACAAGCCCGATACCGCATCCCTGCACAGCCATCTGCGCAACCTGATCTTTGACCTGAGCCATGCGCTGGAAGATGCAGGCGTTACCGGCCTGCTCATCCGCGGCCGCAGCACACTGGCCATCGATACGGGCAAGGTGGACTGCGATTACTACAACTTCCTGAAGGGGGACCGCTCGGCCATCAATTCCTACCGGGGCGAGTATATGACCCAGTATTCCTGGGCAGAGGTGACCCGCTCGGCGCTGCGCCAGCAGGCAAGCGCCCAGAAAACGGCGTCCATTCCCAGCTATTACGCGCCGACCGAATTTTGAAGCAAAAAGAAAGCACTGCATTGCAGTGCTTTTCTTTTTGTCGAAATGCTTTTAGTTTTTCAAATGGGCATCCCAGCCGGAGGAGGTAATGATCTGCTGATCCGGTGTGCACCACATGGCTTCCACGCCGTCCAGACTTTCCACGATCTTCAGCCCGTCCTCCAGCGGCTGGCAGAACAGGCCGGTGGTCAGGCAGTCGGCCAGACCGGAGTCACTGCACAGCACGGTCACACCATTGAAGTAGGTGGAAGGGAACAGGGTGTCCGGGTCGATCAGGTGGTGATAGCGCTTGCCGTCCACCACAAAGTAGCGCTGGTAGTCGCCGCTGGTCACAAGGGCCATATCGCTCATGTTGATGGCACCGCTCAGCATGGAACTGGCGGTGTACAGGTCGGAAGCGTTCCACGGGTTTTCCACACCGCCGGTCCACTGGCTGCCGTCCGGCTTTGTGCCGATGGCACGCAGATTGCCGCCCACACTCACCAGAGCGCTGGTCAGGCCGCGGGCCTCGGCTGCCTGACATGCCATTTCCACGGCATAGCCCTTGCCCACGCTGCCCACGTCCAGCCGCATGTCCGGGTCGGCCAGATAGACGGTCTTGGCGTCCTCGTCGATGATGACATTGTTGATGTCGCAGTGCTGGGCGGCAGCTTCCAGCTCGTCCATGCCGGGCAGCTTGTTGTCCGCATCGGTCTCGGTGGCCTCGGCCGCTTCGCGGTAGTTGTGCCAGATGTTCAGCACGCTGCCCATGGCGATGTTCAGCTTGCCGTTGGTGGTGGCGTACATCTGGTCGGCCAGCTCCAGCATGGAAAGGATGCGGTCATCCACCTCCACGGGGGCCTTGCCGGCGTTGTCGTTGATGGTCTTCACGTTGGTCACGCCGGGGTAATCGTTGTAGATGTCGTACAGCTGATTGTAGGTGACAAGGTCTGCGTGCAGCGCGTCCATCTGGGTCTTGAACACCTCTTCGCTCTCACAATAGGCGATCACCTGCGTTACGGTGTCGAACACATCGTAAAAAATGGTGGAGTAGCGGGTCAGCTCCTTCTTTTTGGGGGCACAAGCGGCCAGCAGGCTCAGGCAGAGCGCACCGGCCAGCAGCATGCTGACCAAACGGTTTGCACGGGTCTTCATAGGGTCTGGTTCTCCTTTGCGGCGGTAACGGCTGCGTGCTCCTCCTGCAGGTGGGCCAGCAGGTCGCCGAACACCCAGCTGCGGTTGGAGGGAGTGACCACGGCCTTGAGCGGGATGTTCACCTGTGCCTGCTTCATCAGGTCCAGCAGGGTGTCCACATCCTTATCCTTGAAGTTTGCCAGCACCAGTGCCGGGGGATAGGCACCCGGTTCCAGCACCAGCGTGCGGGCGGTTCTGGTCTCCACCTCGCCCAGCAGCTGGGCGACGGTCTTGCCGGCATCCGCAGGGGACACGGGCAGCAGCTTCATGCCAAAGGCGGGGGCCATGCCCTCCAGCTTGCCGCGGTCGGCATTGGAAAGATTCCAGCCCAGCGCCAGCGGCACACCGGCGTTCTGGTTGCGTGCGATATGTGCTTTCATAATGATACCTCTTTTTAAAGGGTGATTTCAAAATACACTATAGTATACCACAAACCAAAGCAAACGAAAAGCCCGGGCCTTTCTCTGAGCGGAAACAGGCCCGGACTTTTTCTGTTCAGTCAAAAGGAAAGATCATTTCCGGCTGGTAAGCCGATTCAGCAGCATCACGGACAGAACGATGATGCCGATGACGAGGATGATGCCGACCATCCCAATGAGCATCATCGGCAGTGTGACC is part of the Faecalibacterium sp. HTF-F genome and harbors:
- a CDS encoding LCP family protein, whose protein sequence is MNTKKQYRAAAAALAVLVLAALLLFAGGSWLEKRSRKPETRTELPQAEQETVELNGHTYKKRDGLTTILVMGVDHETQESYAYRQAGQADFLRLIVLDSNNKTVQQLQIDRDTITPVTVLGVMGDRYEPVEQQICVGYGFGDGRQTSCEVTVEAVENLLGGQTVDQYLSMGLDGISTLNDLAGGITVTLEDDFSAIDPAMTKGTTLTLHGDQAETFVRTRRSIGVGTNEARMARQEQYIQKLATQLDAEVKQNQNFVLTAYDAMEPYLYTNIPRGQLANEVWAAKDYERMDTIKPEGTHEIGADGFMEFYPDAASLQQAVLQLFYEQVE
- a CDS encoding YveK family protein yields the protein MQQDTFVKERTALAVQQEQGEDTIDLLELFMGLLAHWTLIAATAVVGAVLMALYTFFLVTPMYKATATIYVVSRNDSVLNFSDLQVGSELTSDYIKVFEMWEVHEKVISNLNLNYTYTNMASMLSVTNTSDTRMLDITVTNPDPEEAAAIANEYADVGAKYISEKMKTDEPTLMSSARVPENPFSPNKAKNILMGFVVGFVLACAVVVLRTMLDDTYKSADDIRKYTGMVVLASIPLADAGEQPKEKSEFKRRTKRFADDIRRRVGGSSGRKA
- a CDS encoding CpsD/CapB family tyrosine-protein kinase, with amino-acid sequence MKQLKITKFPALDYAGNEAFNTLSTNLSFAGASVKKIMITSCHATEGKSYLSMNLMRTLAQRGLKVALVDADLRRSTINSDYGLKYEDGRSDGKGLSHFLAGMVGMDEVIYQTDIPNAIMVPVGRDVPNPLALLTNSHFAELLDMLARMADYVIVDAPPVGVVIDAAEIAKACDGTLIAVNYNDVSRQELLDVKQQIEQTGCPILGTVLNQVDYDNYMGRKYYKSYSKYGKYGYYKKYYKRSHEAEKK
- a CDS encoding CpsB/CapC family capsule biosynthesis tyrosine phosphatase, which translates into the protein MSGFTDYHAHFVYGVDDGAQTREEMYAMLDAAAADGVRHLFATSHSTPGMERFPQEVYDRHLALARAYCTQKGYDLKLEHGAELLYTPAAGYAAVQHQLLTLGDTGWVLLEFVPNITAKELETALQEITGAGYRILVAHIERYPCLVQHGLLARLHEQYRLRCQINCSAVLDSGFWQRMRLEHWVKAGLVDTVSSDAHNCTSRPTRMRQTYEQLCSHVGETTAQKLTGLDGTEYLV
- a CDS encoding response regulator, encoding MKILVVDDGQLAINSLVRILCRVAPDCDYISAMTTEDALTWMRQGPMDAAFLNLEMPGMNGLGLARMIQKLQPRCNIIVVTEHPEYALEALQIFVSGFLLKPANEDDVKNVLKHLRYPPEDGPAGVKIQCFGNFEIFVNGRTLAFKRSKSKELLAYLVDRNGATCTNGEMLAVLWEDKPDTASLHSHLRNLIFDLSHALEDAGVTGLLIRGRSTLAIDTGKVDCDYYNFLKGDRSAINSYRGEYMTQYSWAEVTRSALRQQASAQKTASIPSYYAPTEF
- a CDS encoding FAD:protein FMN transferase; the protein is MKTRANRLVSMLLAGALCLSLLAACAPKKKELTRYSTIFYDVFDTVTQVIAYCESEEVFKTQMDALHADLVTYNQLYDIYNDYPGVTNVKTINDNAGKAPVEVDDRILSMLELADQMYATTNGKLNIAMGSVLNIWHNYREAAEATETDADNKLPGMDELEAAAQHCDINNVIIDEDAKTVYLADPDMRLDVGSVGKGYAVEMACQAAEARGLTSALVSVGGNLRAIGTKPDGSQWTGGVENPWNASDLYTASSMLSGAINMSDMALVTSGDYQRYFVVDGKRYHHLIDPDTLFPSTYFNGVTVLCSDSGLADCLTTGLFCQPLEDGLKIVESLDGVEAMWCTPDQQIITSSGWDAHLKN
- a CDS encoding DUF3783 domain-containing protein; the protein is MKAHIARNQNAGVPLALGWNLSNADRGKLEGMAPAFGMKLLPVSPADAGKTVAQLLGEVETRTARTLVLEPGAYPPALVLANFKDKDVDTLLDLMKQAQVNIPLKAVVTPSNRSWVFGDLLAHLQEEHAAVTAAKENQTL
- a CDS encoding oxaloacetate decarboxylase: MLHLSSWMVTLPMMLIGMVGIILVIGIIVLSVMLLNRLTSRK